One window from the genome of Carnobacteriaceae bacterium zg-84 encodes:
- the ribF gene encoding riboflavin biosynthesis protein RibF, with product MNIIKLTYPFQPVEVEKEGIVLVLGFFDGVHLGHQKVIETGRDIAREKGYKLAVLSFNQHPSVIFTKQKEVYLTSVEEKAVLLQQMGVDIFYLVSFTEAFASIEPHQFIQDYVINLNTKYVVAGFDYRYGKGANGTIETLAEHSQGTFDVIIVEQQTQDYEKVSSTAIRQALSTGTIEKANALLGRVYATSGYVIHGDARGRQIGFPTVNIKVDEKQYRLAEGVYIVRIKVKDVWYKGMASIGRNITFEQNRVVSVEVHVLDFSEDIYDEEVTIEWLKYVREEIKFHSVKSLIAQLRMDEISAREYFESRGQI from the coding sequence ATGAATATTATAAAATTAACCTATCCATTTCAGCCTGTTGAGGTTGAAAAAGAAGGTATTGTTTTAGTACTTGGTTTTTTTGATGGTGTACATTTAGGGCATCAAAAAGTCATTGAAACAGGAAGAGATATTGCTAGGGAAAAAGGATATAAATTGGCTGTGTTAAGTTTTAATCAGCATCCGTCCGTTATATTTACAAAGCAAAAAGAAGTGTATTTAACAAGTGTGGAAGAAAAAGCTGTTTTATTGCAACAAATGGGTGTTGATATTTTCTATCTTGTTTCATTTACAGAGGCATTTGCATCGATTGAACCTCATCAATTTATTCAAGATTATGTTATCAATCTTAATACAAAATATGTTGTGGCAGGATTTGATTATCGTTATGGAAAAGGTGCAAATGGAACTATTGAAACATTAGCCGAACATAGTCAAGGAACATTTGACGTCATTATTGTGGAACAACAAACACAAGATTATGAGAAAGTAAGTTCTACAGCTATTCGTCAAGCGCTATCAACTGGAACTATTGAAAAAGCAAATGCATTATTAGGTAGAGTGTATGCGACTAGTGGTTATGTCATTCATGGTGATGCACGAGGACGACAAATAGGATTTCCAACGGTGAATATTAAAGTAGATGAAAAACAATACAGACTTGCTGAAGGGGTTTATATTGTGCGTATAAAAGTCAAAGACGTATGGTATAAAGGAATGGCGTCTATCGGACGTAATATAACGTTTGAACAAAATCGTGTCGTAAGTGTAGAAGTACATGTACTTGATTTTAGTGAAGATATTTATGACGAAGAAGTTACAATTGAATGGTTAAAATATGTACGAGAAGAAATTAAATTCCATAGCGTGAAGAGCTTAATCGCTCAATTACGAATGGATGAAATTTCAGCAAGAGAGTATTTTGAAAGTAGAGGACAAATATGA
- a CDS encoding redoxin family protein, with product MKKYMKQLGTVATACVLLAGCGQAAMKDDKMMESSSMMKDGKMDDKKMDDKKMDDKNMSDNKMKDDKMMESSSMSDKSNMKDDMMKNKGEMAPSFKLMDVNGKVHTLEEYKGKKVFIKAWASWCSICLSTLQETQELAKNEKDFVVLTIVAPNYRNEKSKEDFLKWFNGTSYTDLPVLFDENGEYFQKLGVVGYPSELFIGSDGTLVKQQTGYMSAMDIKEFMKTVN from the coding sequence ATGAAAAAATATATGAAACAATTAGGAACAGTAGCAACAGCATGTGTATTATTAGCAGGTTGCGGACAAGCTGCAATGAAAGATGATAAAATGATGGAAAGCTCATCCATGATGAAAGACGGTAAAATGGACGATAAAAAAATGGACGACAAAAAAATGGATGATAAAAATATGAGTGACAACAAAATGAAAGATGATAAAATGATGGAAAGTTCGTCTATGTCTGATAAATCAAATATGAAAGATGATATGATGAAAAATAAAGGTGAGATGGCACCAAGTTTTAAATTGATGGATGTTAATGGCAAAGTACATACACTGGAAGAATATAAAGGTAAAAAAGTATTTATCAAAGCATGGGCTTCATGGTGTTCAATTTGTTTGTCCACACTACAAGAAACTCAAGAATTAGCTAAAAATGAAAAAGACTTTGTTGTCTTGACGATTGTTGCACCAAATTATCGTAATGAAAAATCAAAAGAAGATTTCTTGAAATGGTTTAATGGCACATCTTATACAGATTTACCAGTACTATTCGATGAAAATGGTGAGTATTTCCAAAAATTAGGTGTCGTAGGCTATCCATCAGAATTGTTCATAGGATCAGATGGTACACTTGTTAAACAACAAACAGGTTATATGTCAGCAATGGATATTAAAGAATTTATGAAAACAGTGAACTAA
- the msrB gene encoding peptide-methionine (R)-S-oxide reductase MsrB, whose product MKKGVIIGAVIVAVLGVLFLQRYVSAKNASTQSIENRVKEQVTSESKSMQKGGETVDKSMLKDLYLAGGCFWGLEEYFSRINGVIDVTSGYANGKSDVTNYHLISQTDHAETVHIQYDASKVSLRELLLYYFRVIDPTSVDKQGNDRGRQYRTGIYYQNDDDKKVIDEAIAEKEKELGQKTAIEIEPLRHYILAEEYHQDYLKKNPGGYCHIDVSEANVPLVDVTKYPKPSQEELKQTLTKDQYQVTQENKTEQAFSNQYWDFFEEGIYVDVATGEPLFFSKDKFQSGCGWPSFTKPINTEVVTYHKDTSYNMTRIEVRSRAGNSHLGHVFDDGPKDKGGLRFCINSLSIKFISKMEMAEKGYDYLLPYME is encoded by the coding sequence ATGAAGAAAGGCGTCATTATAGGAGCGGTAATTGTTGCTGTGTTAGGTGTACTGTTCTTACAACGCTATGTAAGTGCAAAAAATGCAAGTACACAATCTATTGAAAATAGAGTTAAAGAACAAGTAACTTCAGAAAGTAAATCAATGCAAAAAGGAGGAGAAACTGTGGATAAAAGTATGTTAAAAGATCTTTACTTAGCAGGAGGCTGTTTTTGGGGATTAGAAGAATATTTTTCTAGAATCAATGGTGTAATTGATGTGACATCTGGATACGCTAATGGAAAAAGTGATGTTACAAATTATCATTTGATTTCTCAAACAGATCATGCAGAAACGGTACATATTCAATATGATGCCTCTAAAGTAAGTTTAAGAGAATTACTCTTGTATTATTTCCGTGTGATTGATCCAACAAGTGTTGATAAACAAGGTAATGATAGAGGTAGACAATACCGTACAGGTATTTACTATCAAAATGACGATGATAAAAAAGTGATTGATGAAGCTATTGCTGAAAAAGAAAAAGAACTTGGACAAAAAACTGCGATTGAAATCGAACCATTGAGACACTATATTTTAGCAGAAGAGTACCATCAAGATTACTTGAAAAAAAATCCGGGTGGATATTGTCATATAGATGTATCAGAAGCGAACGTGCCTCTTGTTGATGTGACAAAATACCCAAAACCATCTCAAGAAGAATTAAAACAAACATTAACAAAAGACCAATATCAAGTCACTCAAGAAAATAAAACAGAACAAGCATTTTCAAATCAATATTGGGACTTTTTTGAAGAAGGTATTTATGTTGATGTTGCAACTGGAGAACCGCTATTCTTCTCAAAAGATAAGTTTCAATCAGGTTGTGGATGGCCTAGTTTTACAAAACCAATTAACACAGAAGTGGTAACATATCATAAAGATACAAGTTATAATATGACACGTATTGAAGTGAGAAGTCGTGCAGGTAATTCGCATTTAGGACATGTATTTGATGACGGTCCAAAAGATAAAGGTGGTTTACGTTTTTGTATCAACAGTTTATCTATTAAATTTATTTCAAAAATGGAAATGGCAGAAAAAGGATATGACTATCTATTACCGTATATGGAATAA
- the truB gene encoding tRNA pseudouridine(55) synthase TruB, protein MNGILPLWKERGMTSHDCVFKLRKILKTKKVGHTGTLDPNVDGVLPICIGSATKMVEFMLNAEKQYEGEITLGIATSTEDSDGDIVAVKNIDKIPTTDEIDAIMASMLGRIQQIPPMYSAVKVNGKKLYEYARNHETVERPVRQVVIYDFKRISDVSVHDNHTVSWRFSVTCSKGTYVRTLAVDLGAKMGYPAFMSDLTRTQSAGFKQEQCFTLHQLEVLSDASMALIPVEQAFLDYPRCEIDDEVYARVQNGAILQEMPHVQYPVFFVYRDKIIALYDKHPERAGYIKPKKMLLSNGEST, encoded by the coding sequence ATGAACGGGATATTACCATTGTGGAAAGAACGTGGCATGACCAGTCATGACTGCGTTTTTAAATTAAGAAAAATATTGAAAACAAAAAAAGTAGGACATACAGGGACATTGGATCCTAATGTTGATGGTGTATTACCAATTTGCATTGGTAGTGCAACGAAAATGGTAGAATTTATGTTGAATGCTGAAAAGCAATACGAGGGAGAAATCACATTAGGAATAGCAACAAGTACAGAAGATAGTGACGGCGATATTGTGGCTGTTAAAAATATTGATAAAATACCAACAACAGACGAGATTGATGCAATAATGGCATCAATGTTAGGTCGTATACAACAAATCCCGCCTATGTACTCAGCCGTAAAAGTAAATGGCAAAAAATTATATGAATATGCACGAAATCATGAAACGGTTGAACGACCAGTTCGTCAAGTCGTGATATATGACTTTAAGCGTATATCTGATGTAAGTGTACATGATAATCATACAGTGTCGTGGCGATTTTCTGTGACATGTAGTAAAGGGACGTATGTACGTACACTGGCTGTTGATTTAGGTGCGAAAATGGGATACCCTGCATTTATGAGTGATTTGACACGTACACAAAGTGCAGGATTTAAACAGGAACAATGTTTTACATTACATCAGCTTGAAGTATTGAGTGATGCTTCAATGGCACTTATTCCTGTTGAACAAGCTTTCTTAGATTATCCGCGATGTGAGATTGATGATGAGGTATATGCACGTGTACAAAATGGTGCTATTTTACAAGAAATGCCCCATGTTCAGTATCCTGTTTTTTTCGTTTATCGTGACAAAATTATAGCGTTATACGACAAACACCCTGAAAGAGCGGGGTATATCAAACCTAAAAAAATGTTATTAAGTAATGGAGAATCAACATGA
- a CDS encoding response regulator — translation MYTILIVEDESFIRKGLTQLVDYQSLGITTILEASSGEKALNILEENHVDILLTDINMPNMDGITLATKTKEYYPEIHIVFLTGYDYFDYALAALKLGADDYILKPVSKKDVETILKKVILNIQKEQKDKILLEVVDTQINDSKQNQMQQIINEHFTEPDFSLVKLANWLGFASTYTSTLIKKQFGMSFQDYVTEKRIAYAKILLLSSELKIYEVAQKVGYDDVNYFSIRFKQIVGMSPKKFQKGDSE, via the coding sequence ATGTACACGATTTTAATTGTAGAAGATGAATCATTTATTCGAAAAGGATTAACGCAACTCGTAGATTATCAGTCATTAGGTATTACAACGATTCTTGAAGCGAGTTCAGGAGAAAAAGCATTAAATATTTTAGAAGAAAACCATGTAGATATTTTATTAACAGATATCAATATGCCCAATATGGATGGCATTACATTGGCAACAAAAACAAAAGAATATTATCCAGAAATACATATTGTTTTTTTAACAGGATACGACTATTTTGATTATGCTTTGGCTGCTTTGAAATTAGGGGCTGATGATTATATTTTAAAACCAGTATCTAAAAAAGATGTTGAAACTATTTTAAAAAAGGTTATTTTAAATATTCAAAAAGAGCAAAAAGATAAAATTCTTTTAGAAGTTGTGGATACACAAATAAATGATTCTAAACAAAATCAAATGCAACAAATCATTAATGAGCATTTTACAGAACCTGACTTTTCATTAGTGAAATTAGCAAATTGGTTGGGGTTTGCATCGACGTATACAAGCACACTCATCAAAAAGCAATTCGGTATGTCTTTTCAAGATTATGTAACAGAAAAACGTATTGCGTATGCCAAAATTTTATTGTTATCAAGTGAATTAAAAATTTATGAAGTGGCTCAAAAAGTCGGGTATGATGATGTGAATTATTTTTCTATTCGATTTAAACAAATTGTTGGTATGTCACCTAAGAAATTTCAAAAAGGAGATAGTGAGTGA
- a CDS encoding sensor histidine kinase: MKRKSLAYKVSLYVFTIMVIFLVGIGGFYYAMASQIIVDMTEKNTKQVLDRVNHDLSSYLERLRQSTYALSNNESIRSYMLHETTENKNISLEIIHTFLKTDSQFLSIVLITKDGRVLSNLDSMDMSLSKNMMEEEWYTEAIKQKGVAVLTSMKRKQDNKEIQVISMTQDIHDEKGENIGVLRMDVSSDSIDDYLQQLNLQDNGELFIVDQTNRILYQSANQTEEVRHNLSEIMRIKETEMGYMNGQYTYVQSNKLGKSTWELVAVVPLSELKDVQLHLLVAFSLSGIFIFVVTGGVLLILIRKWTRPLKELQQTMHQIEHGDYSARAVIQGSEEVQDLSLYFNRMLDEINRLLEGIKEKERDIRYFELQALTSQINPHFLYNTLDTIIWMAEFNDSQKVVSMTKALAQFFRLSLNAGNELMTLENEFDHIRQYLFIQKQRYEEQLEYEITLLEKCKDIKVPRLILQPIVENAIYHGIKGLDRKGMIRVFMTETDTHYGINIEDNGRGIKQTTKDMTSHKRLGGVGLQNVDERLRLYYGQPYKMDIVSQENTYTAITLWLPKNQNL, translated from the coding sequence ATGAAACGAAAATCTTTAGCTTACAAAGTTTCTTTGTATGTCTTTACGATAATGGTTATATTTCTTGTTGGAATAGGTGGTTTTTATTATGCCATGGCATCTCAAATTATTGTGGATATGACAGAAAAAAATACGAAACAAGTATTGGATAGAGTCAATCATGATTTATCTTCTTATTTAGAGAGATTACGGCAAAGTACGTATGCTTTATCAAATAATGAATCCATTCGGTCTTATATGTTGCATGAAACAACAGAAAATAAAAACATATCACTAGAAATTATTCATACTTTTTTAAAAACAGATAGTCAATTTTTATCCATTGTACTCATTACAAAAGACGGACGCGTTTTATCAAATTTAGATAGTATGGATATGTCTTTATCTAAAAATATGATGGAAGAAGAATGGTATACAGAAGCCATTAAACAAAAAGGCGTTGCGGTATTAACGTCTATGAAAAGAAAGCAAGATAATAAAGAGATACAAGTGATTTCCATGACACAAGATATTCACGATGAAAAAGGAGAAAACATAGGTGTCTTACGAATGGATGTTTCATCAGATAGTATTGATGATTATTTGCAACAATTAAATTTACAAGATAATGGTGAATTATTTATTGTAGACCAAACCAATCGTATTTTGTATCAATCCGCTAATCAAACAGAAGAAGTCCGTCATAATTTATCTGAAATCATGCGTATTAAAGAAACAGAAATGGGGTATATGAATGGGCAGTATACTTATGTGCAATCAAATAAACTAGGTAAATCCACATGGGAATTGGTTGCTGTTGTACCACTTTCTGAATTAAAAGATGTTCAATTACATTTGCTTGTTGCCTTTAGTTTGTCGGGGATTTTTATTTTTGTTGTAACGGGTGGTGTTCTGCTTATTCTGATTAGAAAGTGGACAAGACCATTAAAAGAATTACAACAAACAATGCATCAAATTGAACATGGGGATTATTCAGCAAGAGCGGTCATTCAAGGAAGTGAAGAAGTACAAGATTTATCCTTATATTTTAACCGTATGCTTGATGAAATCAATCGTTTACTAGAAGGAATTAAAGAAAAAGAAAGAGATATTCGTTATTTTGAATTACAGGCACTAACAAGTCAAATTAACCCACATTTTCTTTATAATACATTGGATACGATTATTTGGATGGCAGAATTTAATGATAGTCAAAAAGTGGTGAGTATGACAAAAGCGCTGGCACAATTTTTTAGATTATCTTTAAATGCAGGAAATGAATTGATGACTTTAGAAAATGAGTTTGACCACATTCGTCAATATTTATTTATTCAAAAACAACGTTATGAAGAACAATTAGAATATGAGATTACACTTTTAGAAAAATGTAAAGACATCAAAGTACCACGTCTTATTTTACAACCAATCGTTGAAAATGCGATTTATCATGGTATTAAAGGTTTAGATAGAAAAGGGATGATTCGTGTTTTTATGACAGAAACAGATACACATTATGGTATTAATATTGAGGATAATGGGCGTGGTATAAAACAAACCACAAAGGATATGACATCTCACAAACGATTAGGTGGTGTGGGATTGCAAAACGTTGATGAACGTTTAAGATTATATTATGGTCAGCCTTATAAAATGGATATAGTATCACAAGAAAATACATATACAGCAATCACATTATGGTTGCCAAAAAACCAAAACCTATAG